One window from the genome of Osmerus eperlanus chromosome 3, fOsmEpe2.1, whole genome shotgun sequence encodes:
- the LOC134017815 gene encoding electrogenic aspartate/glutamate antiporter SLC25A12, mitochondrial-like isoform X2, giving the protein MTPKDFVQNFLGLHTQPHHNPKTVQLIAGVADTTKDGLISFQEFLAFESVLCVPDALFIVAFQLFDKSGTGDISFENARDIFSQTTVHHHIPFNWDCEFIRLHFGHDRKKQLSYLEFTQFLQELQLEHARQAFARNDKNKSGAISALDFSDIMATIRHHMLTPFVEENLVSAAGGSTSHMVSFSYFNAFNSLLNNMELIRKIYSTLAGSYKDTLVTKEEFIQAANRFGQITPMEIDILYQLSGLHSHSGRLNLGDIERIAPLEEGSMPYHLAESQRQHTHGEGSRPVWLQAAESAYRFGLGALAGATGATAVYPIDLVKTRMQNQRSTSSFVGELMYKNSFDCAKKVLRYEGFFGFYRGLLPQLIGVAPEKAIKLTMNDFVRDKFTGEDNTIPLFAEVLAGATAGGSQVIFTNPLEIVKIRLQVAGEITTGPRVSALNVVRDLGFFGLYKGAKACFLRDVPFSAIYFPVYAHTKTYLADEEGRLGALQLLTAGAIAGIPAASLVTPADVIKTRLQVAARAGQTSYNGVIDCFRKILQEEGYRALWKGAGARVCRSSPQFGVTLVTYELLQRWFYIDFGGHRPSGSEPTPGSRISDLPPLSADHPGGYRLAAATFAGVENKFGLHLPKFKSSGVVAISPAVPKEEPAPAAS; this is encoded by the exons ATGACCCCCAAGGACTTTGTGCAGAATTTCCTGGGTCTGCACACTCAGCCACACCACAACCCCAAGACCGTGCAGCTGATCGCCGGGGTCGCTGACACCACCAAAGACGG GTTGATATCTTTCCAGGAGTTTCTGGCCTTTGAGTCTGTTCTGTGTGTACCGGATGCCTTGTTCATAGTCGCCTTTCAGCTGTTCGACAAAAGTGGAACAGGAGACATCTCGTTTG AGAACGCGCGTGATATTTTCAGCCAGACGACAGTGCACCATCACATCCCCTTTAACTGGGACTGCGAGTTCATCAGGCTACACTTCGGCCATGACAGGAAAAAACAACTCAGCTACCTGGAGTTCACCCAGTTCCTGCAG gagctgcagctggagcACGCCCGCCAGGCCTTCGCCCGCAACGACAAGAACAAGAGCGGCGCCATCTCCGCCCTGGATTTCAgtgacatcatggccaccatcaGACACCACATGCTCACTCCGTTTGTGGAGGAGAACCTGGTTTCT GCCGCCGGGGGCAGCACCTCTCACATGGTCAGCTTCTCCTACTTCAACGCCTTCAACTCTCTGCTCAACAACATGGAGCTGATCCGCAAGATCTACAGCACGCTGGCCGGCTCCTACAAGGACACGCTTGTCACGAAAG AGGAGTTCATTCAAGCCGCCAACAGGTTTGGCCAGATCACTCCCATGGAGATCGACATTCTGTACCAGCTGTCTGGACTCCACTCTCACTCTGG ACGGCTCAACCTGGGCGACATCGAGAGGATAGCTCCTCTGGAGGAGGGCTCCATGCCCTATCACCTGgcggagagccagagacag caCACTCACGGAGAAGGCTCTCGTCCCGTCTGGCTCCAGGCTGCAGAGTCTGCCTACAGGTTCGGTCTGGGCGCCTTGGCTGGAG CGACCGGAGCGACGGCCGTGTACCCCATCGACCTGGTGAAGACACGCATGCAGAACCAGCGTTCCACCAGCTCCTTCGTGGGAGAGCTCATGTACAAGAACAGCTTCGACTGCGCCAAGAAGGTGCTGAGATACGAGGGCTTCTTCGGCTTCTACAGAG GTCTCCTACCACAGCTCATTGGTGTCGCCCCGGAGAAAGCTATCAAACTCACG ATGAATGACTTTGTAAGAGACAAGTTCACAGGGGAGGATAACACCATCCCGTTGTTTGCGGAGGTGCTAGCTGGTGCAACT GCCGGAGGCTCCCAGGTGATCTTCACCAACCCTCTGGAGATCGTGAAGATCCGCCTGCAGGTGGCTGGAGAGATCACCACGGGCCCCAGGGTCAGCGCCCTCAACGTGGTGCGAGATCTGGGTTTCTTCGGCCTCTACAAG GGGGCCAAGGCTTGCTTCCTGCGGGACGTCCCCTTCTCAGCCATCTACTTCCCGGTGTACGCCCACACCAAGACCTACCTGGCGGACGAGGAGGGCAGGCTGGGAGCGCTGCAGCTGCTCACTGCCGGGGCCATCGCAg GTATTCCAGCGGCTTCTCTGGTGACCCCTGCTGATGTCATCAAGACCAGACTGCAGGTGGCGGCCCGCGCCGGCCAGACCTCGTACAACGGAGTCATCGACTGCTTCAGGAAGatcctgcaggaggaggggtACCGGGCGCTTTGGAAGGGAGCAGGAG ctcgTGTCTGCAGGTCCTCTCCACAGTTTGGCGTAACCCTGGTGACCTATGAACTCTTGCAGAGATGGTTCTATATCGACTTCGGGGGACA CCGGCCTTCAGGCTCCGAGCCCACTCCCGGCTCCAGGATCTCAGACCTGCCTCCGCTGAGCGCAGACCACCCGGGAGGCTACCGGCTGGCCGCCGCCACCTTTGCCGGCGTGGAGAACAAGTTCGGCCTGCACCTGCCCAAGTTTAAGTCCTCTGGAGTGGTGGCAATCAGCCCAGCTGTGCCCAAAGAGGAGCCCGCCCCCGCGGCCTCGTAG
- the LOC134017815 gene encoding electrogenic aspartate/glutamate antiporter SLC25A12, mitochondrial-like isoform X1 codes for MAVKVQETKRADPQELKNVFLKYASVVDEGEHYMTPKDFVQNFLGLHTQPHHNPKTVQLIAGVADTTKDGLISFQEFLAFESVLCVPDALFIVAFQLFDKSGTGDISFENARDIFSQTTVHHHIPFNWDCEFIRLHFGHDRKKQLSYLEFTQFLQELQLEHARQAFARNDKNKSGAISALDFSDIMATIRHHMLTPFVEENLVSAAGGSTSHMVSFSYFNAFNSLLNNMELIRKIYSTLAGSYKDTLVTKEEFIQAANRFGQITPMEIDILYQLSGLHSHSGRLNLGDIERIAPLEEGSMPYHLAESQRQHTHGEGSRPVWLQAAESAYRFGLGALAGATGATAVYPIDLVKTRMQNQRSTSSFVGELMYKNSFDCAKKVLRYEGFFGFYRGLLPQLIGVAPEKAIKLTMNDFVRDKFTGEDNTIPLFAEVLAGATAGGSQVIFTNPLEIVKIRLQVAGEITTGPRVSALNVVRDLGFFGLYKGAKACFLRDVPFSAIYFPVYAHTKTYLADEEGRLGALQLLTAGAIAGIPAASLVTPADVIKTRLQVAARAGQTSYNGVIDCFRKILQEEGYRALWKGAGARVCRSSPQFGVTLVTYELLQRWFYIDFGGHRPSGSEPTPGSRISDLPPLSADHPGGYRLAAATFAGVENKFGLHLPKFKSSGVVAISPAVPKEEPAPAAS; via the exons ATGGCTGTCAAG GTACAAGAAACCAAAAGAGCCGACCCCCAAGAGCTAAAGAATGTATTTCTTAAG TATGCCAGCGTGGTGGACGAGGGGGAACATTACATGACCCCCAAGGACTTTGTGCAGAATTTCCTGGGTCTGCACACTCAGCCACACCACAACCCCAAGACCGTGCAGCTGATCGCCGGGGTCGCTGACACCACCAAAGACGG GTTGATATCTTTCCAGGAGTTTCTGGCCTTTGAGTCTGTTCTGTGTGTACCGGATGCCTTGTTCATAGTCGCCTTTCAGCTGTTCGACAAAAGTGGAACAGGAGACATCTCGTTTG AGAACGCGCGTGATATTTTCAGCCAGACGACAGTGCACCATCACATCCCCTTTAACTGGGACTGCGAGTTCATCAGGCTACACTTCGGCCATGACAGGAAAAAACAACTCAGCTACCTGGAGTTCACCCAGTTCCTGCAG gagctgcagctggagcACGCCCGCCAGGCCTTCGCCCGCAACGACAAGAACAAGAGCGGCGCCATCTCCGCCCTGGATTTCAgtgacatcatggccaccatcaGACACCACATGCTCACTCCGTTTGTGGAGGAGAACCTGGTTTCT GCCGCCGGGGGCAGCACCTCTCACATGGTCAGCTTCTCCTACTTCAACGCCTTCAACTCTCTGCTCAACAACATGGAGCTGATCCGCAAGATCTACAGCACGCTGGCCGGCTCCTACAAGGACACGCTTGTCACGAAAG AGGAGTTCATTCAAGCCGCCAACAGGTTTGGCCAGATCACTCCCATGGAGATCGACATTCTGTACCAGCTGTCTGGACTCCACTCTCACTCTGG ACGGCTCAACCTGGGCGACATCGAGAGGATAGCTCCTCTGGAGGAGGGCTCCATGCCCTATCACCTGgcggagagccagagacag caCACTCACGGAGAAGGCTCTCGTCCCGTCTGGCTCCAGGCTGCAGAGTCTGCCTACAGGTTCGGTCTGGGCGCCTTGGCTGGAG CGACCGGAGCGACGGCCGTGTACCCCATCGACCTGGTGAAGACACGCATGCAGAACCAGCGTTCCACCAGCTCCTTCGTGGGAGAGCTCATGTACAAGAACAGCTTCGACTGCGCCAAGAAGGTGCTGAGATACGAGGGCTTCTTCGGCTTCTACAGAG GTCTCCTACCACAGCTCATTGGTGTCGCCCCGGAGAAAGCTATCAAACTCACG ATGAATGACTTTGTAAGAGACAAGTTCACAGGGGAGGATAACACCATCCCGTTGTTTGCGGAGGTGCTAGCTGGTGCAACT GCCGGAGGCTCCCAGGTGATCTTCACCAACCCTCTGGAGATCGTGAAGATCCGCCTGCAGGTGGCTGGAGAGATCACCACGGGCCCCAGGGTCAGCGCCCTCAACGTGGTGCGAGATCTGGGTTTCTTCGGCCTCTACAAG GGGGCCAAGGCTTGCTTCCTGCGGGACGTCCCCTTCTCAGCCATCTACTTCCCGGTGTACGCCCACACCAAGACCTACCTGGCGGACGAGGAGGGCAGGCTGGGAGCGCTGCAGCTGCTCACTGCCGGGGCCATCGCAg GTATTCCAGCGGCTTCTCTGGTGACCCCTGCTGATGTCATCAAGACCAGACTGCAGGTGGCGGCCCGCGCCGGCCAGACCTCGTACAACGGAGTCATCGACTGCTTCAGGAAGatcctgcaggaggaggggtACCGGGCGCTTTGGAAGGGAGCAGGAG ctcgTGTCTGCAGGTCCTCTCCACAGTTTGGCGTAACCCTGGTGACCTATGAACTCTTGCAGAGATGGTTCTATATCGACTTCGGGGGACA CCGGCCTTCAGGCTCCGAGCCCACTCCCGGCTCCAGGATCTCAGACCTGCCTCCGCTGAGCGCAGACCACCCGGGAGGCTACCGGCTGGCCGCCGCCACCTTTGCCGGCGTGGAGAACAAGTTCGGCCTGCACCTGCCCAAGTTTAAGTCCTCTGGAGTGGTGGCAATCAGCCCAGCTGTGCCCAAAGAGGAGCCCGCCCCCGCGGCCTCGTAG